One window of the Eucalyptus grandis isolate ANBG69807.140 chromosome 8, ASM1654582v1, whole genome shotgun sequence genome contains the following:
- the LOC104415032 gene encoding vesicle-associated protein 2-2 isoform X2, which produces MAEELLEIRPHELKFIFELRKQSSCSIQLRNKTDQYVAFKVKTTSPKKYCVRPNIGIIKPNGASDFTVTMQAQMVAPPVLQCRDKFLIQGTVIPFGTSEEDVTADMFDKDSGKYIEERKLKVVLTSPVESPSLLPVNGERKQDSFFETIVPKDVSSAGVENASPPLRDPEGLDMSEDFKELRSKLSLVDSKLKEAELTISRLTEERSSQNQERDALKRELEMLRKTGGRAIQVGFPFLYVCAVALVALAIGYLVHP; this is translated from the exons ATGGCGGAAGAGCTGTTGGAGATCCGGCCTCATGAACTCAAGTTTATCT TTGAGTTGAGGAAACAAAGCTCCTGCTCGATTCAACTACGCAATAAAACTGATCAGTATGTTGCTTTCAAG GTTAAGACTACATCTCCGAAGAAATACTGTGTGCGGCCAAACATAGGCATCATCAAGCCAAATGGAGCATCAGATTTCACAG TTACCATGCAAGCACAGATGGTTGCTCCACCTGTCCTGCAGTGCAGAGACAAGTTTTTGATACAGGGCACTGTTATCCCTTTTGGGACAAGTGAAGAGGACGTTACTGCTGACATG TTTGATAAAGACAGTGGTAAATACATAGAGGAGAGGAAACTAAAAGTAGTCCTCACCAGTCCAGTGGAATCACCATCGCTGCTGCCAGTTAATGGAGAACGGAAGCAAGATTCGTTTTTCGAAACTATTGTCCCAAAGGATGTCTCGTCTGCTGGAGTTGAAAATGCATCACCTCCTCTCAGG GATCCTGAGGGGTTGGACATGTCAGAGGATTTTAAGGAGTTAAGATCAAAACTCAGCTTGGTGGATTCAAAGTTAAAAGAG GCAGAACTGACCATCAGTAGATTAACAGAGGAAAGAAGTTCGCAGAATCAAGAGAGAGATGCACTAAAGCGCGAGTTG GAGATGTTGAGGAAGACAGGTGGTAGAGCGATTCAAGTGGGATTTCCTTTCCTGTATGTTTGTGCGGTCGCTCTCGTTGCCCTTGCAATTGGATACCTAGTCCACCCATAG
- the LOC104415031 gene encoding acyl carrier protein 1, chloroplastic isoform X1 — MAAAAGTPARASFGLKQAQVPVSKISNVRSVSLPISGRSFPSLKARRFQVSCAAKRETVDKVCQIVRKQLALPDDASVTGESKFANLGADSLDTVEIVMGLEEEFGISVEEESAQTITTVQEAADMIEKLIEKN, encoded by the exons atggccgccgccgccggaacgCCCGCTCGCGCTTCGTTCGGTCTGAAGCAGGCGCAG GTACCTGTCAGCAAGATATCTAATGTCAGGTCTGTTTCCCTCCCCATCAGTGGCAGAAGTTTCCCTTCTCTTAAAGCACGCCGCTTCCAGGTTTCATGTGCG GCTAAAAGAGAGACAGTGGATAAAGTGTGCCAAATAGTAAGGAAGCAGCTGGCTTTACCAGATGATGCTAGCGTGACTGGAGAGTCAAAATTTGCTAACCTGGGAGCTGATTCTCTGGACACT GTGGAGATTGTGATGGGACTTGAAGAAGAATTTGGGATCAGCGTGGAGGAAGAAAGTGCTCAAACTATCACAACTGTCCAGGAAGCTGCGGACATGATCGAAAAGC
- the LOC104415033 gene encoding sodium/hydrogen exchanger 2 isoform X2 has translation MPVGTLISFGIISSGAKYIFEVLNFHQLDIGDYLAIGAIFSATDSVCTLQVLNQDETPLLYSLVFGEGVVNDATSVVLFNAIQNFDLSHINSSIALQFAGNFLYLFILSTLLGVLTGLLSAYIIRKLYFGRHSTDREVALMILMAYMSYMLAELFYLSGILTVFFCGIVMSHYTWHNVTESSRVTTKHTFATLSFVAEIFIFLYVGMDALDIERWRVVSNSPKISLQFSSILLGLVLIGRAAFVFLLSFLSNLTKKSTHEKVNIRQQVIIWWAGLMRGAVSMALAYNKFALSETKDRKNAFMITSTITVVLFSTVVFGLMTKPLIRLLLPSPKHLVRMASSEPTSPKSFIVPLLGNGQATESNQSVPRPSSLRMLLTTPTNTVHYYWRKFDNGFMRPVFGGRGFVPFVPGSPTDRSNHQWQ, from the exons ATGCCGG TTGGAACTCTGATATCCTTTGGCATCATTTCGTCAG GTGCCAAATACATTTTTGAGGTATTGAATTTCCATCAACTGGATATAGGAGATTATCTTG CAATTGGAGCAATATTCTCTGCTACAGATTCTGTCTGTACCTTGCAA GTCCTTAATCAGGATGAAACTCCCTTGTTGTATAGTCTAGTGTTCGGAGAAGGTGTTGTAAACGATGCTACTTCAGTGGTTCTTTTCAATGcgattcaaaattttgatctATCCCACATCAACTCAAGCATAGCATTGCAGTTTGCTGGCAATTTTTTGTACTTATTTATCCTGAGTACATTGCTGGGAGTTTTG ACTGGATTGCTTAGTGCTTATATCATCAGAAAACTCTACTTTGGCAG GCACTCAACTGACCGTGAAGTTGCTCTCATGATTCTCATGGCATACATGTCATATATGCTGGCTGAA CTCTTTTACTTAAGTGGCATCCTCACCGTATTCTTTTGTGGAATCGTCATGTCACACTACACATGGCATAATGTCACTGAAAGTTCAAGGGTAACCACCAA GCACACTTTTGCAACATTGTCATTTGTTGCTGAGATTTTTATCTTCCTTTATGTTGGCATGGATGCCTTGGACATCGAGAGATGGAGAGTTGTCAGCAATAG TCCCAAAATATCACTCCAGTTTAGCTCCATATTGTTGGGACTGGTTCTGATTGGAAGAGCGGCCTTTGTTTTCCTCCTGTCATTTTTATCCAACTTGACTAAGAAATCAACGCACGAGAAAGTTAACATCAGGCAACag GTTATAATATGGTGGGCGGGTCTTATGCGCGGTGCTGTGTCCATGGCTCTTGCTTACAATAAG TTCGCGCTGTCCGAGACAAAAGATAGGAAGAATGCGTTTATGATCACCAGTACTATCACGGTCGTTCTATTCAGCACGGTG gtGTTCGGGCTGATGACCAAACCTCTCATCCGGCTCTTGCTTCCTTCACCTAAGCACCTAGTCCGCATGGCTTCCTCCGAGCCAACTAGCCCCAAGTCGTTCATCGTGCCACTCCTCGGCAATGGCCAGGCCACAGAGAGCAACCAAAGCGTCCCACGGCCATCGAGCTTACGCATGCTTCTAACGACCCCTACTAACACCGTGCACTACTACTGGCGGAAGTTCGACAACGGGTTCATGCGCCCCGTGTTTGGAGGGCGAGGTTTCGTGCCCTTTGTCCCCGGATCACCGACTGATCGCAGCAATCATCAATGGCAATAA
- the LOC104415035 gene encoding tubby-like F-box protein 3 isoform X1 yields MPIKSLIHDMRSRSSRAVHDGSAAAAASAAAEEAAARAAAEADGLSLSCWANMPQELLREVLVKIEASEGSWPSRKSVVACAGVCRSWRHLVKEIVKVPEVSGILTFPISVKQPGPRESLLQCFIKRNRSNQTYHLYVGLTNALSDDGKFLLAARKCRRPTCTDYVISLHADDVSKGSCTYVGKLRSNFLGTKFTISDGQPPHPGAKMPKSRSTRLVSSKQVSPRAPAGNYPVAHISYELNVLGSRGPRRMHCTMDAIPASAIEAGGVAPTQTELPLSSVEFFPSLPFFRTKSNRAESVSSGPLVSQKDGALVLRNKAPRWHEQLQCWCLNFHGRVTVASVKNFQLVASPENEPAGPQHEKIILQFGKVGKDLFTMDYRYPISAFQAFAICLSSFDTKIAWDA; encoded by the exons ATGCCGATCAAGAGCCTCATCCACGACATGCGCTCGCGCTCGAGCCGCGCGGTCCACGACGGctcggcggctgcggcggcgtcggcggcggcggaggaggcagcggcgcgggcggcggcggaggcagACGGCTTGAGCCTGAGCTGCTGGGCCAACATGCCGCAGGAGCTGCTGCGGGAGGTGCTGGTGAAGATCGAGGCGTCGGAGGGGTCGTGGCCGTCGCGGAAGAGCGTGGTGGCCTGCGCCGGGGTGTGCCGGAGCTGGAGGCACCTGGTGAAGGAGATCGTGAAGGTCCCTGAAGTCTCCGGAATCTTGACGTTCCCCATCTCGGTTAAACAG CCTGGGCCTAGGGAATCTCTGCTGCAGTGCTTTATCAAACGAAACAGGTCCAATCAGACGTATCATCTCTATGTCGGTTTGACTAATG CACTTAGCGATGACGGGAAGTTTCTTCTCGCTGCACGCAAGTGTAGACGCCCCACCTGCACAGATTATGTGATCTCCCTGCATGCTGATGATGTCTCTAAGGGTAGCTGCACCTATGTTGGAAAACTAAG GTCTAATTTTCTTGGAACCAAGTTCACAATCTCTGATGGGCAACCACCTCATCCAGGAGCAAAGATGCCAAAAAGTCGCTCAACCAGGCTAGTCAGTTCAAAACAGGTTTCACCTAGGGCTCCAGCGGGAAACTATCCGGTGGCCCACATTTCTTATGAACTGAATGTGTTAGGTTCAAG AGGACCAAGGAGAATGCACTGTACTATGGATGCCATCCCTGCCTCAGCAATTGAAGCTGGGGGAGTTGCCCCAACGCAGACAGAGTTGCCTCTTAGCAGTGTCGAGTTCTTTCCCTCACTTCCTTTTTTCCGAACAAAATCAAATCGCGCGGAGAGTGTTAGTTCAGGACCTCTGGTTAGTCAGAAAGATGGAGCCTTGGTGTTGAGAAATAAGGCTCCTAGGTGGCACGAACAACTTCAGTGTTGGTGCTTGAATTTTCATGGACGAGTAACAGTTGCCTCGGTCAAGAACTTTCAGCTGGTTGCTTCTCCAGAAAATGAACCTGCTGGGCCCCAACATGAGAAGATCATCCTCCAGTTTGGGAAGGTGGGGAAGGATTTATTTACGATGGATTATCGGTATCCCATCTCAGCATTCCAGGCTTTTGCAATCTGTCTCAGCAGCTTTGACACAAAGATTGCGT GGGATGCCTAG
- the LOC104415033 gene encoding sodium/hydrogen exchanger 2 isoform X1: MAIDPGSIFSKLGAFTSDHDSVVSMNLFVALLCACIVIGHLLEENRWMNESITALAIGLCTGVVILLTTGGKSSHLLVFSEDLFFIYLLPPIIFNAGFQVKKKQFFRNFMTIMLFGAVGTLISFGIISSGAKYIFEVLNFHQLDIGDYLAIGAIFSATDSVCTLQVLNQDETPLLYSLVFGEGVVNDATSVVLFNAIQNFDLSHINSSIALQFAGNFLYLFILSTLLGVLTGLLSAYIIRKLYFGRHSTDREVALMILMAYMSYMLAELFYLSGILTVFFCGIVMSHYTWHNVTESSRVTTKHTFATLSFVAEIFIFLYVGMDALDIERWRVVSNSPKISLQFSSILLGLVLIGRAAFVFLLSFLSNLTKKSTHEKVNIRQQVIIWWAGLMRGAVSMALAYNKFALSETKDRKNAFMITSTITVVLFSTVVFGLMTKPLIRLLLPSPKHLVRMASSEPTSPKSFIVPLLGNGQATESNQSVPRPSSLRMLLTTPTNTVHYYWRKFDNGFMRPVFGGRGFVPFVPGSPTDRSNHQWQ; encoded by the exons ATGGCGATCGACCCTGGCTCCATCTTTAGCAAATTGGGAGCATTCACATCCGACCACGATTCAGTTGTGTCGATGAACCTCTTTGTTGCACTGCTTTGTGCTTGTATTGTGATTGGTCACCTGTTGGAGGAGAACCGATGGATGAACGAATCAATCACAGCCCTCGCAATT GGTCTTTGCACTGGAGTTGTTATTCTGCTTACTACTGGAGGAAAGAGTTCCCATCTTCTAGTATTCAGTGAAGATCttttctttatctatcttcTTCCACCCATCATATTTAATGCCGG CTTCCaggtgaagaagaagcagtTTTTCCGCAATTTTATGACAATCATGCTCTTTGGTGCAGTTGGAACTCTGATATCCTTTGGCATCATTTCGTCAG GTGCCAAATACATTTTTGAGGTATTGAATTTCCATCAACTGGATATAGGAGATTATCTTG CAATTGGAGCAATATTCTCTGCTACAGATTCTGTCTGTACCTTGCAA GTCCTTAATCAGGATGAAACTCCCTTGTTGTATAGTCTAGTGTTCGGAGAAGGTGTTGTAAACGATGCTACTTCAGTGGTTCTTTTCAATGcgattcaaaattttgatctATCCCACATCAACTCAAGCATAGCATTGCAGTTTGCTGGCAATTTTTTGTACTTATTTATCCTGAGTACATTGCTGGGAGTTTTG ACTGGATTGCTTAGTGCTTATATCATCAGAAAACTCTACTTTGGCAG GCACTCAACTGACCGTGAAGTTGCTCTCATGATTCTCATGGCATACATGTCATATATGCTGGCTGAA CTCTTTTACTTAAGTGGCATCCTCACCGTATTCTTTTGTGGAATCGTCATGTCACACTACACATGGCATAATGTCACTGAAAGTTCAAGGGTAACCACCAA GCACACTTTTGCAACATTGTCATTTGTTGCTGAGATTTTTATCTTCCTTTATGTTGGCATGGATGCCTTGGACATCGAGAGATGGAGAGTTGTCAGCAATAG TCCCAAAATATCACTCCAGTTTAGCTCCATATTGTTGGGACTGGTTCTGATTGGAAGAGCGGCCTTTGTTTTCCTCCTGTCATTTTTATCCAACTTGACTAAGAAATCAACGCACGAGAAAGTTAACATCAGGCAACag GTTATAATATGGTGGGCGGGTCTTATGCGCGGTGCTGTGTCCATGGCTCTTGCTTACAATAAG TTCGCGCTGTCCGAGACAAAAGATAGGAAGAATGCGTTTATGATCACCAGTACTATCACGGTCGTTCTATTCAGCACGGTG gtGTTCGGGCTGATGACCAAACCTCTCATCCGGCTCTTGCTTCCTTCACCTAAGCACCTAGTCCGCATGGCTTCCTCCGAGCCAACTAGCCCCAAGTCGTTCATCGTGCCACTCCTCGGCAATGGCCAGGCCACAGAGAGCAACCAAAGCGTCCCACGGCCATCGAGCTTACGCATGCTTCTAACGACCCCTACTAACACCGTGCACTACTACTGGCGGAAGTTCGACAACGGGTTCATGCGCCCCGTGTTTGGAGGGCGAGGTTTCGTGCCCTTTGTCCCCGGATCACCGACTGATCGCAGCAATCATCAATGGCAATAA
- the LOC104415032 gene encoding vesicle-associated protein 2-2 isoform X1, whose amino-acid sequence MAEELLEIRPHELKFIFELRKQSSCSIQLRNKTDQYVAFKVKTTSPKKYCVRPNIGIIKPNGASDFTVTMQAQMVAPPVLQCRDKFLIQGTVIPFGTSEEDVTADMLQFDKDSGKYIEERKLKVVLTSPVESPSLLPVNGERKQDSFFETIVPKDVSSAGVENASPPLRDPEGLDMSEDFKELRSKLSLVDSKLKEAELTISRLTEERSSQNQERDALKRELEMLRKTGGRAIQVGFPFLYVCAVALVALAIGYLVHP is encoded by the exons ATGGCGGAAGAGCTGTTGGAGATCCGGCCTCATGAACTCAAGTTTATCT TTGAGTTGAGGAAACAAAGCTCCTGCTCGATTCAACTACGCAATAAAACTGATCAGTATGTTGCTTTCAAG GTTAAGACTACATCTCCGAAGAAATACTGTGTGCGGCCAAACATAGGCATCATCAAGCCAAATGGAGCATCAGATTTCACAG TTACCATGCAAGCACAGATGGTTGCTCCACCTGTCCTGCAGTGCAGAGACAAGTTTTTGATACAGGGCACTGTTATCCCTTTTGGGACAAGTGAAGAGGACGTTACTGCTGACATG TTGCAGTTTGATAAAGACAGTGGTAAATACATAGAGGAGAGGAAACTAAAAGTAGTCCTCACCAGTCCAGTGGAATCACCATCGCTGCTGCCAGTTAATGGAGAACGGAAGCAAGATTCGTTTTTCGAAACTATTGTCCCAAAGGATGTCTCGTCTGCTGGAGTTGAAAATGCATCACCTCCTCTCAGG GATCCTGAGGGGTTGGACATGTCAGAGGATTTTAAGGAGTTAAGATCAAAACTCAGCTTGGTGGATTCAAAGTTAAAAGAG GCAGAACTGACCATCAGTAGATTAACAGAGGAAAGAAGTTCGCAGAATCAAGAGAGAGATGCACTAAAGCGCGAGTTG GAGATGTTGAGGAAGACAGGTGGTAGAGCGATTCAAGTGGGATTTCCTTTCCTGTATGTTTGTGCGGTCGCTCTCGTTGCCCTTGCAATTGGATACCTAGTCCACCCATAG
- the LOC104415035 gene encoding tubby-like F-box protein 3 isoform X2, with amino-acid sequence MPIKSLIHDMRSRSSRAVHDGSAAAAASAAAEEAAARAAAEADGLSLSCWANMPQELLREVLVKIEASEGSWPSRKSVVACAGVCRSWRHLVKEIVKVPEVSGILTFPISVKQPGPRESLLQCFIKRNRSNQTYHLYVGLTNALSDDGKFLLAARKCRRPTCTDYVISLHADDVSKGSCTYVGKLRSNFLGTKFTISDGQPPHPGAKMPKSRSTRLVSSKQVSPRAPAGNYPVAHISYELNVLGSRGPRRMHCTMDAIPASAIEAGGVAPTQTELPLSSVEFFPSLPFFRTKSNRAESVSSGPLVSQKDGALVLRNKAPRWHEQLQCWCLNFHGRVTVASVKNFQLVASPENEPAGPQHEKIILQFGKVGKDLFTMDYRYPISAFQAFAICLSSFDTKIACE; translated from the exons ATGCCGATCAAGAGCCTCATCCACGACATGCGCTCGCGCTCGAGCCGCGCGGTCCACGACGGctcggcggctgcggcggcgtcggcggcggcggaggaggcagcggcgcgggcggcggcggaggcagACGGCTTGAGCCTGAGCTGCTGGGCCAACATGCCGCAGGAGCTGCTGCGGGAGGTGCTGGTGAAGATCGAGGCGTCGGAGGGGTCGTGGCCGTCGCGGAAGAGCGTGGTGGCCTGCGCCGGGGTGTGCCGGAGCTGGAGGCACCTGGTGAAGGAGATCGTGAAGGTCCCTGAAGTCTCCGGAATCTTGACGTTCCCCATCTCGGTTAAACAG CCTGGGCCTAGGGAATCTCTGCTGCAGTGCTTTATCAAACGAAACAGGTCCAATCAGACGTATCATCTCTATGTCGGTTTGACTAATG CACTTAGCGATGACGGGAAGTTTCTTCTCGCTGCACGCAAGTGTAGACGCCCCACCTGCACAGATTATGTGATCTCCCTGCATGCTGATGATGTCTCTAAGGGTAGCTGCACCTATGTTGGAAAACTAAG GTCTAATTTTCTTGGAACCAAGTTCACAATCTCTGATGGGCAACCACCTCATCCAGGAGCAAAGATGCCAAAAAGTCGCTCAACCAGGCTAGTCAGTTCAAAACAGGTTTCACCTAGGGCTCCAGCGGGAAACTATCCGGTGGCCCACATTTCTTATGAACTGAATGTGTTAGGTTCAAG AGGACCAAGGAGAATGCACTGTACTATGGATGCCATCCCTGCCTCAGCAATTGAAGCTGGGGGAGTTGCCCCAACGCAGACAGAGTTGCCTCTTAGCAGTGTCGAGTTCTTTCCCTCACTTCCTTTTTTCCGAACAAAATCAAATCGCGCGGAGAGTGTTAGTTCAGGACCTCTGGTTAGTCAGAAAGATGGAGCCTTGGTGTTGAGAAATAAGGCTCCTAGGTGGCACGAACAACTTCAGTGTTGGTGCTTGAATTTTCATGGACGAGTAACAGTTGCCTCGGTCAAGAACTTTCAGCTGGTTGCTTCTCCAGAAAATGAACCTGCTGGGCCCCAACATGAGAAGATCATCCTCCAGTTTGGGAAGGTGGGGAAGGATTTATTTACGATGGATTATCGGTATCCCATCTCAGCATTCCAGGCTTTTGCAATCTGTCTCAGCAGCTTTGACACAAAGATTGCGTGTGAGTGA